The sequence GACGGCCGTTCACCTCTCTCCAAGGCTTTATCGGTAGCTTTACTCCTGGCCGATCTTCACATGGACGCAGAAGTAATCTCCGCCTCAATCCTCCGGCATTTGGTTCAGTCCGGTACTATTTCGATTACCCATGTTAGGAATCGGATTGGTACTGGCACAGCTCATCTTCTCCACGAGAGTCTCAAAGTGAAATACTAACATTTATAAAATAAGCAATTATGATGTTCTCACAGCGTAAATCTATGGTCGTTTTGCGAACATACCAagttattttgttaataaaaaatttcatattgAATTTACAAAATAACCATATTGAATTTATATTGTGCTGAGTTTAAATTGTGAAATTTCTCGaagtaaaatactaaaatttatgtttaaaaaacatactaaaatttataaaataagcgATTATTATGGTGACATAGTATAATGATCATTTATGGTCGCATAATTTAATTCAGTCGTTTGTACGTGTAAATTTATAATTGGAAAACAATACAAGTTATTGCTTTATTGAATTCTTtcatttgatttttcaaaattccatGGACACTATATGTGtaagaaaaattactaatttcaCTGTTAGTGTAAGTAGATTACGTATTTGTCTTGAAAATGCTGAGCAAAGAAAGTTAGATAGCGCGCTTTATTATGCAAAGCAGCTACTAAAAACGTTTTGGTGATGCTGAAACTGTTATCAATGCTGCTATAGAACAAACTGGGAAATGGGATCATGGAGAACTGTTACGAACTAAAGCTAAGCTCCAAATTGAGCAGGACCAGTTAAAGAATGCTATTGAGACATATACTCATCTTCTTGCACTTCTTCAAGTTCGGAGTAAAAGTGCTAGTGCTGAGAAGAGGATTCTGAAGGTACGGTGCTCGTTTGTCATGAaactttgttttttgaaaacataaTTCGACATTGTGCTGCTGTTCTTTCTCATAATAGTGTCAAGAATCGAAATTAAACTAATCATGAATGTCATGGCATAAATGATAAGAAATATTGGTTTCTCTACAGACTAGAAGAAAACATGACAGAGGCTTGGAAATGGAAACATGGCATGATTTGGCCAAACTGTATATGAGCTTGTCGTAGTGGACAGATATGCTGAGGTCTGCCTTTCGAAATCTCAGGTTATCAGTCCCCATTCTGCATCTAGATGGCACTGCACAGGTAAATTCTTACATTTAGTTGTCTTTACAGCACACTCAACTCAAcattgacaaaaataaaaatccaaccTTGTGATCCAAATCTCTTTATTATGATTTTTGCCAGGCTTACTATATATATGAAGCTAAGGGTCTCCATCGAGACGCGCTGAATTCATTCAGGAAAGCATTGGATGTTGATCCCACACATGTACCGAGTTTAAAAGCTTTCTCATGGATGCCCTTCGAATTGACAGAGCAAATCCTTATGCCTGGTACAATCTCGGGGCATCGCCACTAAAAGCCGCTGAATGCTTCGAGGCTGCAGCACTTCTTGAAAGGAGACATCTTTAGAGATTTTGAGTCCACTGAGCTGCGAAGTGATGAACCCAAGGTTGGAAACAGCGCAAGCGTCGGTCTTTAGAGAAACTCTAATGGATGATGATGAGTCCGCTTTTGGAAAGGGAATTCGAGTGGAAGTGTTTCCAGAAAAGAGTCCGAGAGTGGTGGAAGCAGCCATTGTTGAGGTTGGTAATGAGAAGAgagtggttgttgttgttggttaTCTCTCTGGTTGTTGATGAAAGAGCTACATTAAGCTAATCGGTACCAAAGTAATTATTTagcacaataaataaataaaattataaagcaTTATAACAAAACCTTTCTGTTTGGTTCTCGGGAAATTTAGGGaggaaaaaaaagaataagagGAAAATAGCAATAAATTTTAGGCATTTAAACATAACCCAGAAATTCTTATGTCGGAAAAAACAAGAGCTGAAGAACAAGAAAGTGAAACAAAGAAAGGAGAAAACCGTACGGGCAACAGGTTGAAGAGCAGGAGAGAATTTGGTGAAGATGGGTCGGGCAGGTTGAATGGAGACAACTTTAGAGATTTTGAGTCCACTGAGCTGCGAAGTGATGAACCCAAGGTCGGAAACAGCGCAAGCATTGGTCTTTAGAGAAACTCTAATGGATGATGATGAGTCCACTTTTGGGAAGGAAATTCGAGTGGAAGTGTTTGCAGAAAAGAGTCCGAGAGTGGTGGAAGCAGCCATTGTTGAGGTTGGTAATGAGAAGAgagtggttgttgttgttgttggttaTCTCTCTGTCTCTGGTTTGAATTGAAGTAAGGTAAGTAAGTATGGCGTTTGGATAAGaaggaagaagacgaagaagaagaactgtATCAATATGGGCCAATAAATTCAAAgtttacaaaattaaattatgatagtttaaaata is a genomic window of Cannabis sativa cultivar Pink pepper isolate KNU-18-1 chromosome 9, ASM2916894v1, whole genome shotgun sequence containing:
- the LOC115722775 gene encoding large ribosomal subunit protein bL28c-like isoform X2; this encodes MAASTTLGLFSANTSTRISFPKVDSSSSIRVSLKTNACAVSDLGFITSQLSGLKISKVVSIQPARPIFTKFSPALQPVARRICPFTGKKANRANKVSFSNHKTKKLQFVNLQYKRVWWEAGKRFVKLRLSTKALKTIEKNGLDAVAKKAGIDLRKL